GCCGAACATTCGCAAAGACCTCAACGACGTCGTCTTCAAGACACGTCGTGAAAAGTTTAATGCGGTCATCGACCAGATTAAGGACGCGAACAAGACCGGGCAGCCTGTGCTGGTTGGCACCGCGTCGGTGGAAGCCTCTGAACTGCTCTCCCGCATGCTCAAGCGCAGCAAGATCGTGCACAGCGTGTTGAACGCCAAATTTCACGCCCAAGAAGCTGAAATCGTCGCCAATGCTGGTCAAAAGGGGGCCGTTACCATCGCCACCAATATGGCGGGTCGTGGCACGGATATCAAACTCGGGCCAGGCGTGGACGAGCTCGGTGGCCTCTTCGTGATCGGCACCGAGCGTCACGAATCCCGCCGGATCGACCGCCAGTTGCGTGGTCGTTGTGCCCGTCAAGGCGACCCCGGTATGTCGAAGTTTTTCGTTTCATTGGAAGACGACCTGATGCGTCTCTTTGCCAATGCAGGCCCGATTTCCCGCATTCTGGAAAAGTCCATGACCGAGGGCGAAGAGCTGGAACACCCCGCTCTGAACTGGTCGATCGAAAACGCTCAAAAGAAGGTCGAGCAACAAAACTTCTCGATTCGTAAGCGTTTGCTCCAGTTCGATGACGTGTTGAACACGCAGCGTGAAGTGATCTACGGTCTGCGCAACGATACCATCCATTCCGACACGCCGCGCGAGATCATCTTCGAAATGATCGATGAGGAGCTCGAAGAGCGCCTCAACACACTCGATGCCGAGAAGTCGGATACCGAGGCGATGGATCGTTTCCTAGGCTGGCTCAATGCCTACTTCCCGATCGCGCTGAAGGCCGAGGAAATCGAAACGCTGAGTGCAGAAGCGCAGCACGAGCTGATCCTTGGCAAGATCAACGAAGCTTATGATCAACGCGAAGAGTTTGAAGACAAAGAAGCCCTCATTGGGCTCGAGCGCTACTTAATCATTCGCTCGCTCAACCGTCGCTGGCAAGATCACTTGACGGAGATGGAAGAGCTGCGCCGCAGTGTGAACTTGCGCAGTTACGGTCAAAAAGATCCTCTCAACGAATACAAGAGCGAGGCCTACGGCTTCTTCCAGGAGTTGATGAGTAACGTCCGCACAGAGATTTGTAATTCCGTCTTCCGCAGCGCCACCAGCGCCGAAGCCTTTAACAACATGCTCGCTCGCATGTCGAAGGTGGCACAAGTCGCCGGCCCCGGCACCGGTAGTGAGCAAAGTGCGGGTGCACTCGCGGGTGCTGCCGCGGCACAGGAGCCACAAGCCGCGGCGCCGCAGAGGCCCGTTGAACTGCCCAAGGTCGAGCCCATCCGTCGCGAATTGCCCAAGATCGGTCGCAATGACACGGTGACCATCCGCAAAGGTAGCGAAGAAAAGACTTTGAAGTTTAAAAAGGCCGAAGCGATGATCCACACTGATGGTTGGGAGCTGGTGCAGAAGTAAGAGTGCTGATTCTTAAGAGCTCAGTAAGACTTGAGGGGCTGAATAAATTATGAAGAAGATCCTGAATGTTTGTATGTTGCTCCTGCCGCTGTGGGGGACTGCGGAACCTCTGCTTATTTCGGCTAAGGTCTTGGATCGCGCGCAGAATGGAGCCGCGATTCGAGGTCTTTATGTATATCCTTCGGTAGTTCTGGAGCCTGGTGAAAAGGCTTCGCTGCACATTGGGCCCGAGTTACAGTTTCCCGTGGGCGAGCACAAGGTCGATCTCGGGGAGGGTGTTTCCAAGATGGAAACGATCTATGACACCGTGCCCGTAGGTTTTAGTTTTACTTTGAGTTACACGCTGAAAGACGGCGTGATCAGCTATACTGGTAAAGGTAGCTCGAAGATGTCGTTAGGCATCGACGGGCAGACCTCGGAGACTGCTTCACGTGAGATTATTTTTTACGGTAAGACAGAACTCGGTGGCCTCGTTGAAGCTCAGTTAACCGGCCCGGATGGTAACCTAGAGGACTTTGCATTTCATTTCGGGCCCGCGCCCGAGGTGGACTAGAGTCTCTCCAGCCTCGGTTCTTTGAACCGGGGGGGCTTATTGTGGCATTTTTTGGCAGAATCATTAGAGGCAGAATCATTTTTCTTGTGGCTGCTGGACGTGGCCGAGCTGACTGTGCGCTGTTGTAGTGTGTCCGTTCGCGGACGCCGGTGATTCGAATGGGGGCGCGGCTGAGCTCAAGCGGCGCGGGAGGAGCTTTTCGTGGCCTCGGTTCTTTGAACCGGGGATGGGCTTATTGTGGCATTTTTGGGCAGAATCATTAGAGGCAGAATGATTTTTCCCTGTGGCTGCTGGACGTGGTCGAGTAGACTGTGCGCTGTTGTAGTGTGTCCGTTCGCGGACGCGGGTGATTTGAATGGGGGCGCGGCTGAGCTCAAGCGACGCGGGGGAGATCTTTTAGTGGCCTCGGTTCTTTGAACCGGGGGATTGTTGTTGGACGTTTGGCTTTCGCGGTTCCGCTGTGTCCCAAAATAGAGTTTTGTGGATACGAGATGTTTTTTATCTGCGGCTAAGTTGTCGGCGTAAACGGGATCAGTGTCGTGAGTCGCTCGACTTGCATTTCATACTGTGTAGCATCGTCGGGGACGAACCATTGCTTGCCTTGGCGGTTGACAATGCGTCCGTGTGAGAATTTTCCCCAGTTGGCGATCGTGATTTTGCCGGAGGTGTCGCCGCGGATCACGAGCACGGCATGATAGTTCATGAGTCGGCCAGTCATCGGGTCTTTGGGACGCACGGTTAGAATGCCAGCGCGATAGTTACGGGTTAAGTTGAGGAAATCGTGACGATTTAAAGGGGGTTGTTTGTATTCGAAATGAATGCGTGTCTTGTCGTTACTGGCCTTGCGTCCTAACTCGTCGATTGCGACCACTTGTTCCACTAGGTTTGTTCCATCGGCGCGGCTGCGCGAGTTTCCCTGTATTCTATTAATGATTTGGTCGATCTGCTTGAACTTTAGCTGCTTGTAAGTATACGGATCCGAGTGCTTTACCGACTCATGAATTAAACCGAATTTAGAATACCAGATGTATAAGTTGAGCAACGCGGTGGGGCCGCATCCGCCCTCTGGCTCGGGGTAATCGGATTGATTCTCCGATATGAAGTAACGGCGCACGTCGTGTCGGATTACGCGTTCGCTACCTTGCATGCCTACCCGGTAGAAATTGTAGCTTTGTTTTCGATTGTCCCATTTTTTCTCAGCCACATAGAAAGGGTAATCTCCCTGAGCTTGTAAGAAGCGTGTGTTTTGGTAGCGCGTAGCTGATAACTTCGGGGCTGAGGGCTTGCTTGTGATTCTGGGTGTCCTGTCTGTGGTGATGTATTGATTTACGGGCTCTGGGCGCTGCTTGAGGGCCGATGTGATGGGGCGAGGGAGGGGCGTTTTGGCTGCGACCTCTCTTGGCGCTGCGGAGGCTGGGAAAGTCGAACTGCTTAGGCGCTCGGGGGGGTGGCGCTCGGGGGTGTGGCTGTCTGTCGTTTTTTTCTGCGGGGTCGATAGTTGAAACCAAAAGGTCAATGCAATCACTAGGGTGCAGAGGAAGAGCGCTGTGAGTTCGGCCGCGTGGTTTTGGCTGCGCTTGCAGCTAGGGCATTTGCTTGTGTCTTCGGGGAGGATCACATTGCAATGTTGGCAGTTTCTTGTGCGTGGAGATTTCAACGGCGAGTTCGTTACTGGGAGTTTGTATGGCTTACATGGAGTTGGAGGTGCGCCGATTTGTCAATTTCTGGTGGTACCCTCGGCGGGTTCGCCGTAATTTTTTGGCTTACATATTGTAAGTTTGTTTAAAGTGAGTCACCTTCGGACCTGTGAACTCAAACGAAGGCATCCCTGATCTTGATCCTTACGAAGACGAATACTCTGCTCGATTGCGGAGAATTGAGAAACTCGCGTATCTCTTTGACGCACGTTTCGAGGTGCCGGGCACTAAGATTCGCTTTGGCTGGGATGGCTTGATTGGCTTACTGCCGGGCATTGGTGATACCCTGACATTGCTGCCGCAACTTTATCTGTTGTATGAGGCGCTGCGCTTGAAGTTGGGCATGGGCACGCTATTTAGAATGTTACTGAATATTCTGATCGACTGGCTCGTGGGCACGATCCCCGTCCTGGGGGATCTTTTCGATGTCGCTTTTAAAAGTAATTTACGCAATGCGAAACTTGTCGCCGAAGCCATTCGAAAGCAACGATCAGATGTATGAATTGCAATGATATGAGACCGTGAGGTATTTGCTTGCCTCATGTCTTTTTTTATTGTTGTTAGATCTATGAAAGTAAGACGTCCCCTTTTGGCGCTGTTGGCTGCCTTTGCTTTTGAATGTTATGGTCTTCCTTTGGATGCGCCTAGGGTGCGGGCGCCTGAGTTGACTGCGAGCGACATTGCCTGGGCGGAGGGGGCGAGCTATGTCAAAGGACTGTTACCCGATGTGGAGGGGTGTCGTATCTCGTCGGTTCAATTGGATTTCGTATATGTCGACGGTCGTCGTAGGACCATTGTAGAGAGGCAAGTTGTTGAGGTGCCGGAGAATCGACCGAATGCATGGCGTGGGATGAATGGTGAACTATTGATTTTCTTGCAGGAAGCTCAGGGTAA
The nucleotide sequence above comes from Coraliomargarita algicola. Encoded proteins:
- a CDS encoding DUF4112 domain-containing protein: MNSNEGIPDLDPYEDEYSARLRRIEKLAYLFDARFEVPGTKIRFGWDGLIGLLPGIGDTLTLLPQLYLLYEALRLKLGMGTLFRMLLNILIDWLVGTIPVLGDLFDVAFKSNLRNAKLVAEAIRKQRSDV